DNA from Daucus carota subsp. sativus chromosome 1, DH1 v3.0, whole genome shotgun sequence:
AAGGATCACCAGGGGCTTATAtaagagaattaaaaaaatttgacatGCAAGTAATTTTTTAATGAGTAAATACAGTGTATAACTATAGGGAGTAGCAACAAAGGGCAGcactaaaaattaataaataaatatatgtgtgtgtgtgtgtgtgccaGTTTCATGTTTAAATCATCAGATGTTTAATGTGCAAAGAGTCTATAGTGCAGAAGCTGCTAGTTTGCCCATAATGGAGTAGTGAAGTCAATTAATCTAATCCTGATCCTAATCTAATCACACCATATAGCTGAGactaacataataaaaataaaatttaagatcTCACCATTCCTGATCCTAtcaagtactgaattgtcttcTCAATTTGCCTCATATCAACCCTGCCTGAAAGGTAAAGATACTTGTTAAGAAGGTCTCCATGCCTATTTTCTTCAGCAGTCCATGCCCTGGTCCAGATAGCCCAGGGACTAAGGCTTGCACCAGTTTCATCTCGAACACCATCAAGAGTGTTGAGCATTGTCTGGTAAGTAGGAAGAGCTTCTTCTGTTATCATATCGCCAACTAGCACAACATAGTATTCATCAGGAATTTCCTTTGATCTCTCCCTTAGCTCTTTAACCTGCTCCATGAAACCTTCTGAGGCCGGGTCTGGCAGAAAATCGTTGGGCTGCCAACATTTTTCAACAGGCTTTAGGTGAACCAGGAGGTCCTGCTCAGCCCATGTATGTAAGGATTTAAAGATTTCAATCTTCTCTGGTGGCATAGAGTGGGTCACTTGAACATGTACTTCTCTTGGTGGTGTGAATGGCTTCTTCTTATTCTCAACCTCCCTGCATAAACAATAGACTTAAAAGCTAAGAAGCATGCACAAATTAAAAACATAGAACAAATCCCTTAAAGGGGTGGGTAGGTGACGGGGACAAATATGTCACCATAACAGAGGGATGACTAATCATCTGGTAACAAGTCTCTTGCACATAAACGAAAAGAATATATAAACACAATGACAAtaaacttgaagaaaaagaaggaaaTCCATGTAACCCTTTCAAGGTGTATCTATTATAAGTACATAACCCATTTTAAAAATTCGAAAGGAAGGCAGATTATAATAAGTTTAGGCATCCAGTCTAAGATGGTCACATTACAATGTTGTGTATtcattaatttatattactGATTACTCTCTACTATTGATTATGTGAAGTacataaaacttgaaaaatgaaaattacgGTCTCAGCATCATTCTGTTCAAAAGTTTATAACTAAGATGATTCAATTTAAACTAAGCAAGACATAATAATGGAAATTACTTTATTAGGTAGGATGACTAGAAAGAGCAGGAAAGGCAAACATCTTAATCTCCCTTATATTGCAAAGCTTTAAATTCGCAAGGCATTTTCAAGTATTAATAGTTTAAGATGCTCTAGGACCAGTTCAATAAAATCCTTTGTatctatattaaaaatatattacttaaacAAGCGCTCGcgtaaaattataatattacacGTAAGAAAACAGGACTTGGAAGTCATATCAAAGTTATCTATATATTCCTATTTCTAGATAACTATTATACGTCATTAACAAAGTGATAAACACCATCCCTCTATAACAAAAAATCGTATATATGACGTAAGTTCTTTATTCTGTGGGCGCAAAACAATGGGCACCGGAAACATGAAAACAAGTATTCCATTGACGACCTTACCATAGAACCCACAGAACCTAAAAACAAGTATGTGTCGAACAAAATTATTTCACCACAAACCACAAACATTTCTACGAACAATATATAGAACACATATATAAGTAAGATGCACAGCCAATTTAATCCAAACTAAAACATAAATCACCAAATGCGATATTATTCAGGTAAACAGTAAACCGGGCTTTTGGTAACAACATCAACCTGCAAATATATAAACCTTGCTGGAAATCAAAACCAAATTAATCAATTAGCAAAAGCATATGAATCAAACTTCAATCAAACAGACATATATATCTCTGCATGCATCAATTCATATCGAAACAACTCAATCCATAATGCAAAGCCATATTCATACACAAAATAATGATTGCATAAAAGCAACACGAAATCTCACAAGAAAAACATAAACCCAGATAAAGACACCTTTTCAATAACATCAAAAACCATATAATCACCATGCATTCCATCaatcaacattcaagaacacaaGCCAGCCCAGATCAATCACACAATCAAACACAAAATCAACAACAACCCATAAgctaaaaaatgataaaaagaaTCAAGAACTTACAAAGGGGGGGCTCCAAGAGTAGAGGCCTTGAGAAACGTTGGAGATCTGAAAAGGGTCGGTTGATTTCGACCAAAAGGTGAAATCTTTGGGCACTGGAAGCTGGGCTGATTCAATTTGAGAGCCATTTATTGATGGGGTTTTGGTGATTGTGAAGAACAGGGGATATATGAAATGgggtttttttattttattttgtttgagtAGTTTATAAAAGGGTAAAATTAGAGGCGGAGACAACGAGGTTAGAGAGTGAGTGAGAGGGGTATTAAAGAGCCGCACCGCACGACAACGAGGACAATGAGAAAAGAAGTCACGGGACGCCAAGTTGGACAAAGTTGGTGAGTGCCTAAATATACTCATATATTTACGTTTTATATCACACCAATGCGGAATCTTTGTAAATATTGTGAGTATCGAAAACTGAAATTTTCAGACTAGCAAGTCTCTCTTTTTAGGCAGAATATGAAGTTATATAacctatttttgaaattttatttttgcaaataaaattttaaacataaaattttcatttacaaaaaaaaataaattaaaaataaatttcaaaactatACGGTCAATTCATtttaagttacgtgcccaaagtcaactagatcatctaatttgggatagagggagtaaaataataaaatggaatgaaatatttcaaaatattatttattaatgtcgaataatcttaaatcttgaaatttgataaataaaataaaataaggagTTAGATCGTGTtgtatttataggtataaaaAACACTAAAACATGTAACATCATCTAGCGTTTTAGAAATAGAATGCTACAATTGCGTTTAGAATTTCAAAACGTTTGCATTAAAAAGGAAAAGAGGAGGATAAACTTGCATGATCTATAGTTTTGGATTGTAGAATGGAAGGTCGGGATCATCTTTTTTTGGGAATATTCGAGACCATTTTCCTAAAATTATGATAGCGATGGTCAATAACTTTAAGATAATCTGCTAAGAAATAGTATTcaataatgttgtgtttggttggggtgaatgattccggaaagaatggaatgaaaaatgaactatattatggacaattgttaacaaatttcattattttctccattccattccttatatTGTGTGCTAGAGGATcataccttcaatttgagatggaatgctccattctctcctacccccaatttcttctcaaatctcatcatagcaattttgccaTCACTTACATTTGTTCCAAAATTTCTCCTCCTATCTCTGTTAGTTCCAAGTaattttta
Protein-coding regions in this window:
- the LOC108204355 gene encoding stearoyl-[acyl-carrier-protein] 9-desaturase, chloroplastic, which translates into the protein MALKLNQPSFQCPKISPFGRNQPTLFRSPTFLKASTLGAPPLEVENKKKPFTPPREVHVQVTHSMPPEKIEIFKSLHTWAEQDLLVHLKPVEKCWQPNDFLPDPASEGFMEQVKELRERSKEIPDEYYVVLVGDMITEEALPTYQTMLNTLDGVRDETGASLSPWAIWTRAWTAEENRHGDLLNKYLYLSGRVDMRQIEKTIQYLIGSGMDPRTENSPYLGFIYTSFQERATFISHGNTARHAKEYGDLKLAQVCGIIAADEKRHETAYTKIVEKLLEIDPSDTVLALADMMRKKISMPAHLMYDGQDDNLFENFSSVAQRLGVYTAKDYADILEFLVGRWNIEKLTGLSSEGNKAQDYVCGLAPRIRRLEERAAGRAKKKGTAPFSWIFGKEVQL